From Juglans regia cultivar Chandler chromosome 8, Walnut 2.0, whole genome shotgun sequence, the proteins below share one genomic window:
- the LOC108994466 gene encoding uncharacterized protein LOC108994466, whose amino-acid sequence MDDDHVIRKLVDVSTFLMFEAIGDSEDDFNPIMGDHHDMIVSMADGDAESCNFDLADSPRVFELDDCCDDPQTYHVHDKYDDNDDDDGSFVEEGEGHSYLAWNGEHDKYWKPIRGAKKSSAPVESTKELIMMTEAEKSRQFWETCLAS is encoded by the coding sequence ATGGATGATGATCATGTTATTAGGAAGTTGGTAGATGTGTCTACTTTCTTGATGTTTGAAGCCATCGGAGACTCCGAGGATGATTTCAATCCCATCATGGGTGATCATCATGACATGATTGTGTCCATGGCGGACGGCGATGCAGAGTCTTGTAATTTTGATTTAGCGGATTCTCCGAGAGTTTTTGAGCTTGATGATTGTTGTGATGATCCTCAAACATATCATGTTCATGATAAgtatgatgataatgatgatgatgatggatcTTTCGTGGAGGAAGGGGAAGGCCATAGCTACCTAGCATGGAATGGTGAGCATGATAAATATTGGAAGCCAATTAGAGGGGCCAAGAAATCAAGTGCACCTGTGGAATCAACTAAAGAGTTGATCATGATGACTGAGGCAGAGAAGAGCAGGCAGTTTTGGGAGACATGCTTGGCTTCCTAA